A region of Reichenbachiella carrageenanivorans DNA encodes the following proteins:
- a CDS encoding succinylglutamate desuccinylase/aspartoacylase family protein codes for MTPQDFKIANVTIAPGEEKQIDAQVGKLPTRTPIDIPIIVHRSTVPGPTLLVTGGMHGDEINGIEIVRRIVAKGLNKPLIGSTICIPILNIYGFIHFSRQVTDGGKDINRSFPGAQNGSLASQLAYRLSQDILPLIDLGIDFHTGGARINNYPQIRAMLDDPYNFELAQAFSPKYIINSPFREKSFRKEAAKQGKSILVYEGGESQRLRKSAVDEGVNGFLRVMKHLKMTAEAPESNRTSILIKKSSWLRAKSGGIYHSFFRPGEEVTKGAVVGLITGPFGEFEHPMKAHLTGHVLSINNNPVINRGDALMHIGVSA; via the coding sequence ATGACACCACAAGATTTTAAAATAGCCAATGTAACCATTGCTCCAGGTGAAGAAAAACAGATCGATGCTCAGGTGGGCAAACTACCCACCCGAACACCGATCGACATCCCAATCATCGTACATCGCTCTACGGTACCCGGTCCTACCCTCTTGGTGACTGGCGGCATGCATGGCGATGAGATCAATGGTATAGAAATCGTACGAAGAATAGTCGCCAAGGGGCTCAACAAACCTTTGATAGGCTCTACCATATGTATACCTATCCTAAATATTTATGGTTTTATCCACTTCTCCCGACAAGTAACCGACGGAGGCAAAGACATCAATCGCTCCTTTCCTGGGGCTCAAAATGGCTCGCTAGCTAGCCAACTAGCCTACCGATTATCACAAGACATTCTGCCACTAATCGACCTCGGTATCGATTTTCATACTGGTGGGGCACGGATCAACAACTACCCACAAATCCGAGCCATGCTAGATGATCCATACAATTTTGAATTGGCTCAAGCCTTCTCGCCTAAATACATTATCAACTCCCCCTTTCGGGAAAAATCTTTCAGAAAAGAAGCCGCCAAGCAAGGCAAATCTATTTTGGTCTATGAAGGAGGAGAATCTCAGCGCTTGAGAAAAAGTGCTGTCGATGAGGGGGTAAATGGATTTTTGAGAGTGATGAAACACCTCAAGATGACAGCAGAAGCGCCCGAATCCAACAGAACCAGTATACTAATCAAAAAATCTTCTTGGCTAAGGGCCAAATCTGGAGGTATCTACCATTCGTTTTTCAGGCCTGGCGAAGAAGTAACTAAAGGGGCCGTAGTTGGCCTGATCACTGGGCCATTTGGTGAATTTGAACACCCCATGAAAGCGCACCTAACCGGCCATGTATTGTCCATCAACAATAATCCCGTAATCAATCGTGGAGATGCGCTCATGCATATTGGCGTATCTGCATAG
- the rimK gene encoding 30S ribosomal protein S6--L-glutamate ligase → MKIAILSRNPNLYSTKRLLEAIEQKGHKGIIIDHLKCDIVIDESGPSIYYQGQKLKNIDAIIPRIGASVTFYGTAVVRQFEMMKVFSAVSSLAITRSRDKLRSLQILSRSGIGMPKTAFTNFSKEENDTLELVGNAPVVIKLLEGTQGLGVVLAESKKAAKSVIEAFEGLKARVILQEYIEESGGADIRAFIVNGEVVGAMKRQGKEGEFRSNLHRGGSANIIKLKRAEKTAALKAAEAMGLKIAGVDMLQSKRGPLILEVNSSPGLEGIEKATGIDIAGKIIEYIETNSLKKRKKVDA, encoded by the coding sequence ATGAAAATCGCAATTCTATCTCGAAACCCTAATTTGTATTCAACAAAAAGGTTATTAGAAGCGATAGAGCAAAAAGGGCACAAAGGCATCATCATAGATCACCTAAAGTGCGACATCGTCATCGACGAATCAGGACCATCTATTTACTACCAAGGTCAAAAACTAAAAAATATTGATGCCATCATACCACGGATTGGTGCGTCGGTGACCTTCTATGGTACGGCCGTGGTGAGACAATTCGAAATGATGAAAGTCTTCTCTGCTGTTAGTTCACTAGCGATCACCAGATCGAGAGACAAATTAAGAAGCCTACAAATTCTATCGAGGTCAGGTATAGGTATGCCCAAAACTGCCTTTACGAATTTCTCTAAAGAGGAAAACGACACCCTAGAACTCGTAGGCAATGCCCCTGTAGTAATCAAACTTCTAGAAGGCACACAAGGCCTAGGCGTAGTCTTGGCCGAATCCAAAAAAGCTGCCAAGTCGGTCATAGAGGCCTTCGAAGGACTGAAAGCCCGAGTAATCCTTCAAGAATATATAGAAGAATCTGGCGGAGCAGACATCCGAGCATTCATCGTGAATGGTGAAGTAGTAGGTGCCATGAAAAGACAAGGCAAAGAAGGTGAATTTAGATCCAACTTGCACAGAGGCGGCAGCGCCAATATTATCAAACTCAAACGTGCAGAGAAAACAGCTGCCCTAAAAGCAGCAGAAGCCATGGGTTTGAAAATCGCTGGTGTAGACATGCTGCAGTCTAAACGTGGGCCACTCATCCTTGAAGTCAACTCTTCTCCAGGACTTGAAGGCATCGAAAAAGCCACAGGTATAGATATCGCAGGAAAAATCATTGAGTACATTGAAACTAATAGTTTGAAGAAAAGGAAAAAAGTAGATGCTTAA
- a CDS encoding ATP-dependent zinc protease family protein: MEKMTIGRIDKIDLPEFGLENIEAKIDTGANRSSIHCSKIEHRDFDGVDSIVFSIPLDGNDEETLFHSSDFTTKNIRSSSGHVEERYIIKTTVVIFGKQINTSFSLTDRTEMKFPILLGRKLLANRYIVDVDLTNLSHQLKNNTK; encoded by the coding sequence ATGGAAAAAATGACCATTGGAAGGATTGATAAAATAGACTTACCTGAATTTGGGCTTGAAAACATTGAAGCCAAAATTGACACTGGAGCCAATCGCTCCTCTATACATTGCTCTAAAATTGAGCATCGAGATTTTGATGGTGTAGACAGTATCGTATTTAGCATCCCGCTAGATGGCAATGACGAAGAAACACTATTTCACAGTTCTGATTTTACAACAAAAAACATTAGAAGTTCTTCTGGTCACGTAGAAGAAAGATATATTATAAAAACGACTGTCGTGATTTTCGGAAAGCAGATCAACACCTCCTTTTCACTAACCGACCGTACAGAAATGAAATTCCCTATACTGCTGGGGCGAAAGTTATTAGCCAATCGGTACATAGTGGATGTGGATTTAACGAATTTATCGCATCAATTAAAAAACAACACAAAATGA
- a CDS encoding cation:proton antiporter, whose protein sequence is MTTTIIIVFCSLLLIAYLFNLTSKRTKIPSVILLLVLGWAIKQGTDFLEVKVPNLSAILPVLATAGLILIVLEGSLELRLNRSKISLIKQSFVGALLPMIGMSFLLAYLFSSISHFPFLQCLTNTIPLCIISSAIAVPSVSNLSEFNKEFVIYESSLSDILGVLLFNFVLLYDKVGMASFGHFSIQLIAIVFLSFVATIGLSLLISRIDHHVKFIPIILLVILIYTVLKIYHLPALIFILIFGLFIGNVERLRWFAWIDKFHVEELEKESEKFKDLTIELAFLVRALFFILFGFLLETPDILNIQTLAWSAGIVALFFGVRSIQLWLSGLPFKPLLFVAPRGLITILLFMSIAPSLKIPFVNNSLIIQIILLTAVVMTVGLMTSKSEDKEDIEDEGEENIVKIDEQDIEEEY, encoded by the coding sequence ATGACTACAACCATCATTATCGTTTTCTGTTCTTTGTTGTTGATCGCTTATTTGTTCAATCTTACGTCAAAGCGAACTAAAATTCCGTCAGTCATCTTGCTACTGGTATTGGGCTGGGCTATCAAGCAAGGCACTGATTTTTTAGAGGTTAAAGTGCCTAATCTATCGGCTATTCTACCAGTGCTGGCTACCGCAGGTTTGATTCTGATTGTGCTGGAGGGGTCGTTAGAGCTGCGCCTCAATCGCTCTAAAATTTCGTTGATCAAACAGTCTTTTGTAGGGGCATTGTTGCCTATGATAGGTATGTCTTTTTTGCTGGCTTACTTGTTTTCTAGTATAAGCCATTTTCCTTTTCTCCAATGCTTGACCAATACCATACCGCTATGCATTATTAGTAGTGCGATCGCTGTGCCTAGCGTGTCGAATCTGTCTGAGTTTAATAAAGAGTTTGTGATTTACGAAAGCAGCCTGTCAGATATTCTTGGCGTTTTGCTGTTCAATTTTGTTTTGCTCTACGACAAGGTAGGGATGGCTTCTTTTGGTCATTTTAGTATCCAATTGATCGCTATCGTGTTTTTGTCCTTCGTGGCTACTATTGGACTGTCCTTGTTGATCAGTCGTATCGATCATCATGTCAAATTTATACCCATTATATTGCTGGTGATTCTGATCTATACCGTACTCAAGATCTATCATCTACCAGCTCTTATCTTTATTTTAATCTTCGGACTTTTTATTGGAAATGTAGAACGACTGAGGTGGTTTGCTTGGATCGATAAATTTCATGTAGAAGAACTTGAAAAAGAAAGTGAGAAATTCAAGGATTTAACCATCGAGTTGGCTTTTTTAGTTCGAGCTTTGTTTTTTATTCTGTTTGGCTTCTTATTGGAGACACCTGATATTTTGAATATTCAGACCTTGGCTTGGTCAGCTGGTATAGTTGCCCTTTTCTTTGGGGTACGTAGCATACAGCTATGGCTGTCAGGTTTACCATTCAAGCCTTTGCTTTTTGTCGCACCACGTGGGTTAATCACCATATTGTTGTTTATGAGTATAGCGCCATCGCTCAAGATTCCATTTGTCAACAATTCGTTGATCATTCAGATCATCTTACTGACGGCTGTAGTAATGACAGTTGGTTTGATGACATCAAAATCCGAAGATAAGGAAGATATAGAGGATGAAGGTGAAGAAAATATTGTAAAGATAGACGAGCAAGATATTGAGGAAGAGTATTAA
- a CDS encoding DUF4136 domain-containing protein, which yields MKTTMNTIGFMLAMLLITNLSFAQVKSDYDKEADFTQYKSYTFAGWQDDSDKILNDFDKKRILDALKSEFSDRGMELVEADGDAVITLFVVVNQKTSTTAYTDFNGGMGYRGRWGWGMGAGMATATTTYSENDYNEGTLVIDMYDASGKQLIWQGVMTSTVQEKPKKREKTIPKKMAKLMKSYPVKKK from the coding sequence ATGAAAACTACAATGAACACCATAGGTTTTATGTTAGCCATGCTGCTAATCACCAACCTATCTTTTGCCCAAGTAAAAAGCGACTACGACAAGGAAGCGGATTTTACACAATACAAGTCATACACTTTTGCTGGTTGGCAAGATGATAGTGATAAAATTCTTAATGATTTTGATAAAAAAAGAATACTAGATGCCTTGAAATCTGAGTTTTCCGATAGGGGCATGGAATTGGTAGAAGCAGATGGTGATGCCGTGATTACGCTCTTCGTAGTAGTAAATCAAAAGACTAGCACGACCGCCTATACGGACTTCAATGGCGGCATGGGATATAGAGGCCGTTGGGGCTGGGGTATGGGAGCAGGTATGGCTACAGCTACTACTACCTATTCTGAAAATGACTACAACGAAGGTACGCTAGTCATAGATATGTATGATGCCAGTGGAAAGCAATTGATATGGCAGGGCGTGATGACCTCTACCGTTCAGGAAAAGCCAAAGAAAAGGGAAAAAACCATTCCAAAGAAAATGGCCAAACTGATGAAGTCCTACCCTGTGAAAAAGAAATAA
- a CDS encoding fumarylacetoacetate hydrolase family protein: MKILAIGRNYAKHIEELNNERPDEPVVFGKPETAILKNNAPFYYPDFSTDIHYEVEILLKICKVGKNIDEKFAHKYYDEIGIGVDFTARDLQSKAKTKGLPWDLAKGFNGSAPISEFISKSNYDLSNLNFGLKKDGQDVQVGNTSMMLFSFDYIVSYVSKFFMLKKGDIIFTGTPEGVGPIQIGNRLEAFIEDKKMMDFEIK, encoded by the coding sequence ATGAAAATACTGGCAATAGGAAGGAACTATGCAAAGCACATCGAGGAATTAAACAATGAAAGACCAGACGAACCCGTGGTCTTTGGTAAACCAGAAACGGCCATTCTTAAAAATAATGCGCCTTTTTATTATCCAGACTTTTCTACAGATATTCACTATGAAGTAGAGATTTTGCTCAAAATCTGTAAAGTGGGCAAAAACATTGATGAGAAATTTGCACACAAGTACTATGATGAAATAGGAATTGGAGTAGATTTTACCGCACGAGACTTGCAATCCAAAGCCAAAACAAAAGGGTTGCCCTGGGACTTGGCTAAAGGATTCAACGGCTCTGCGCCCATTTCCGAGTTTATATCGAAATCCAACTACGACTTGTCCAATCTCAATTTTGGTCTAAAAAAAGACGGGCAGGATGTGCAAGTAGGCAATACTTCTATGATGCTTTTTAGTTTTGATTACATTGTCTCTTATGTATCTAAATTTTTCATGTTGAAAAAAGGGGACATCATTTTTACAGGTACCCCAGAGGGCGTGGGGCCTATACAAATTGGGAACAGACTGGAAGCCTTTATTGAGGATAAAAAAATGATGGATTTTGAGATTAAATAA
- a CDS encoding M23 family metallopeptidase: MRLNKILPFLFFIVFDGLSQDVPQRGDFMFPVRPRQENYLAGSMGELRSSHFHTGLDIKTSGITGLPIYASADGYIQRIRVSLGGYGNALYLAHPETGAVTVYAHLKSFNDEIAEYVRTQQYAEENFQVDLYPAKNQFSYKKGEIIALSGNSGSSSGPHLHFEVRTLSHRALDPLDYGFDEIVDSQPPVLASVAFVTMDADARINGMYGRVEFDVVTDAQGNASIPEGISLFGNIGVEVYAYDQFDGARNRNGIRFQTLMLDGKPAFSQQIDKLNFGLQRNILVHTNYKRSQEGGRRFNKLYVDHGNGLRFYETNEQSGVLRIYDPLEHRIDIRLEDAYGNINQVNIKVNDNGFSRSRDLKHTYALDSKGFDVMGHLLEIESTKGHCDAIFYLNGNPEKVDMAYYTNTSHHYLWDLRNGLPDSAQLCEKTISFNLAATIPSEQKITWEGEGIRIVFPKYALFDTAYLHYQKRRLADSSEVFELDNAVVPLRQFITVHLKPTGVYDMLKSGVYALDGRGGLGFVGGDWEGDEMVFKTRDLVAYTIATDSIPPVISQKVSRKGRLKFKIEDKMSGIHSVRATLNGAWLLMHFDAKSGYIWTDEWVDVSGQFSLAVKDNANNITRFEATY, encoded by the coding sequence TTGAGATTAAATAAAATACTGCCCTTCTTATTTTTTATAGTTTTTGATGGACTGAGTCAAGACGTTCCGCAGCGTGGAGATTTCATGTTTCCCGTTCGCCCGAGACAGGAAAATTACTTGGCAGGTAGTATGGGAGAGTTGCGGTCTTCACACTTTCATACAGGGTTAGACATCAAAACCAGCGGCATTACAGGATTGCCCATATATGCTTCTGCCGATGGTTATATCCAGCGTATTCGAGTATCATTGGGAGGCTATGGCAATGCCTTGTATTTGGCACATCCTGAGACGGGAGCTGTGACTGTTTATGCACATCTCAAGTCTTTCAATGACGAAATTGCCGAATATGTACGTACACAGCAGTATGCCGAAGAAAACTTTCAGGTGGATTTGTATCCTGCCAAAAACCAATTTTCCTATAAAAAAGGGGAGATTATAGCCCTTTCGGGAAACTCTGGTTCTTCTTCTGGGCCACATTTGCATTTCGAAGTTAGGACTTTAAGCCACCGAGCACTGGATCCTTTGGATTACGGCTTCGATGAAATCGTGGATAGTCAGCCGCCAGTGTTGGCCTCAGTGGCTTTTGTGACTATGGATGCAGATGCCAGAATCAATGGCATGTATGGTCGGGTGGAGTTCGATGTAGTTACCGATGCGCAAGGCAATGCTTCTATACCAGAAGGCATCTCACTTTTTGGAAATATAGGAGTGGAGGTCTATGCGTATGATCAGTTTGACGGTGCTAGAAATAGAAATGGAATTCGTTTTCAAACTTTGATGCTCGATGGCAAGCCAGCTTTTAGTCAGCAAATAGATAAGCTAAACTTTGGCTTGCAGCGCAATATATTGGTGCACACCAATTACAAAAGATCACAAGAAGGTGGTAGAAGATTCAATAAACTTTATGTGGATCATGGCAATGGACTGAGGTTCTATGAGACCAACGAACAATCGGGTGTGCTCAGAATCTATGATCCTTTGGAGCATCGCATAGATATCCGATTGGAAGATGCCTATGGGAATATCAATCAAGTTAATATCAAAGTGAATGATAATGGATTTAGTAGGAGTAGGGATTTGAAACACACCTACGCATTGGACAGCAAAGGATTTGATGTGATGGGGCATTTGTTGGAGATAGAAAGTACAAAAGGACATTGTGATGCAATTTTCTATTTGAATGGGAATCCTGAGAAGGTAGACATGGCGTATTACACCAATACGAGTCATCACTATTTGTGGGATTTGCGAAACGGGTTGCCAGACTCTGCACAACTGTGCGAGAAGACTATATCTTTCAATTTGGCAGCGACTATTCCGTCTGAACAAAAAATAACATGGGAAGGTGAAGGGATTAGAATTGTATTTCCCAAGTATGCTTTGTTTGATACGGCATACCTGCATTATCAGAAGAGAAGGTTAGCGGATAGCTCAGAGGTTTTTGAACTGGACAATGCAGTAGTGCCCCTTCGGCAGTTTATAACCGTGCACCTTAAACCTACGGGTGTCTACGATATGCTAAAGTCTGGTGTCTATGCTTTGGATGGCCGTGGAGGGTTAGGTTTCGTAGGTGGTGATTGGGAAGGAGATGAGATGGTTTTCAAGACCAGAGATTTGGTGGCATACACGATAGCTACAGATAGTATTCCACCAGTCATTTCACAGAAAGTATCTCGAAAAGGGCGCTTAAAGTTTAAAATAGAAGATAAGATGTCAGGCATACATTCCGTCAGGGCTACGCTTAATGGAGCATGGTTACTTATGCATTTCGATGCCAAGTCTGGCTACATTTGGACCGACGAGTGGGTGGACGTGTCTGGGCAATTTTCCCTGGCCGTCAAGGATAATGCCAACAACATCACCCGTTTTGAGGCTACTTACTAG
- a CDS encoding aspartyl protease family protein gives MKRKIGIAIAAILYAGIAMAQKPVASFPFEQYGDHSFIKVKVNGSEELDFIFDTGDGLTVLNIARAKELGMASGSDATTTSAEGTISGKLVKHNELTVGGAPIHNIKVYETVLTHLEISIGKDIDGIIGYDILKNYVVSMNYDKKKIDLYDPATYKYKGKGTMMGINLTSFIPHIMGQVTLENGEKVMGEFFVDTGAKATIDFNTPFVESNDLTSKVGDSYIYLVAGLGDTEYEHHRGRVKSFAFENFAFTDMPVGLSHAKSGIQNHKKVAGIIGSGVLSKFNIVYNYAQKKMYWEKSDTYDDAFVVNASGIELQLSKDKSQVLVHKVFENSPAFDAGIEVDTAIDAIDGQNAIDLGLAQLRDLLSEDGGTVVLTIAGEEIELQLKKML, from the coding sequence ATGAAAAGAAAAATTGGAATAGCAATAGCAGCAATATTGTATGCTGGTATAGCAATGGCGCAAAAGCCAGTGGCGAGTTTTCCTTTTGAACAATATGGAGATCATTCGTTCATTAAGGTGAAAGTCAACGGTTCAGAAGAATTGGATTTTATTTTTGATACGGGAGATGGACTCACCGTGCTCAACATCGCCAGAGCAAAGGAACTAGGAATGGCTTCTGGGTCTGATGCCACTACTACTAGTGCCGAAGGAACTATTAGCGGAAAGCTAGTGAAACACAATGAGTTGACTGTGGGTGGTGCACCTATACACAACATCAAAGTGTATGAAACGGTATTGACACATTTGGAAATTAGCATCGGTAAAGATATCGATGGGATCATCGGATACGACATTTTAAAAAACTATGTGGTATCTATGAATTACGACAAAAAGAAGATCGACCTCTACGATCCTGCTACTTATAAGTATAAGGGCAAAGGCACGATGATGGGTATCAACTTGACATCTTTCATTCCGCACATCATGGGGCAGGTGACTCTAGAAAATGGAGAAAAAGTAATGGGTGAGTTTTTTGTAGATACTGGAGCAAAGGCTACGATAGACTTCAATACACCTTTTGTAGAATCCAATGATTTGACGTCTAAAGTAGGAGATAGTTACATCTATTTAGTTGCTGGCTTGGGAGATACGGAATATGAACATCATAGAGGCAGAGTGAAAAGTTTTGCTTTCGAAAATTTTGCTTTTACAGACATGCCAGTAGGACTGAGTCATGCCAAGAGTGGGATTCAAAATCACAAGAAAGTAGCTGGAATCATAGGTAGTGGCGTATTGAGCAAATTCAATATTGTATACAATTATGCTCAGAAAAAAATGTACTGGGAAAAATCAGACACTTATGATGATGCTTTTGTAGTGAATGCTTCAGGTATCGAATTACAATTGAGCAAAGACAAATCTCAGGTGCTGGTACATAAGGTGTTTGAAAACAGCCCTGCATTCGATGCAGGTATCGAAGTGGACACAGCGATAGATGCGATAGATGGTCAGAATGCCATCGACTTGGGCTTGGCCCAACTGAGAGATTTGTTGTCTGAAGACGGCGGGACGGTTGTGCTCACTATAGCAGGAGAAGAAATCGAATTACAATTGAAGAAGATGCTCTAA
- a CDS encoding aspartate aminotransferase family protein, whose product MNNRQLFLQHLGQTSESPLALEIERAEGVYMYDQDNKAYLDLISGIGVSTIGHRHPKVVEAIKSQVDRHLHLMVYGEFVTAPQVQLAHAITQTLPDSLDNVFLVNSGSEATEGALKLAKRHTGRSKVLSCCNAYHGATMGALSVAGGESLKAPFLPLLPDTHQIGFGSPEDLEQIDDLTAAVIIETVQGEAGVRQTDSSYFEALRARCNKTGTLLIFDEVQCGFGRTGKFWAFEHYGVTPDILLCAKGMGGGMPIGAFISSKNIMHDLTHDPILGHITTFGGHPVSAAASLATLRVLQSEQLISQVAEKEALFHSLLKHEQIIEVRSKGLMMAVAFDSFERLDKIIHQLLEDGILSDWFLFCDNAMRIAPPLTITKEEIKMACNKILQAIDIVC is encoded by the coding sequence ATGAACAACAGACAACTCTTCCTCCAACATCTCGGTCAAACCTCTGAGTCACCCCTAGCACTCGAAATAGAACGAGCCGAAGGTGTATATATGTACGACCAAGACAACAAAGCCTATCTCGACCTGATCTCTGGTATTGGTGTGAGCACCATTGGCCACAGACACCCTAAGGTAGTAGAGGCAATCAAAAGTCAAGTAGACCGACATCTACACTTGATGGTCTATGGAGAGTTCGTCACCGCTCCTCAAGTACAATTGGCGCATGCCATCACACAAACTCTACCTGACTCTCTGGACAACGTATTTCTTGTAAATTCAGGCAGTGAAGCTACCGAAGGGGCTCTAAAATTAGCGAAAAGGCATACAGGCAGAAGCAAGGTTCTATCATGCTGCAATGCCTATCACGGGGCAACTATGGGCGCCTTGTCCGTAGCTGGAGGCGAATCTCTCAAGGCACCGTTTCTCCCACTCCTACCAGACACCCATCAGATAGGGTTTGGTAGTCCAGAAGATCTGGAGCAGATCGATGACCTAACGGCTGCCGTGATCATAGAAACCGTACAAGGAGAAGCGGGTGTAAGACAAACGGACAGCAGCTATTTCGAAGCCTTACGAGCACGCTGTAATAAGACAGGAACACTACTTATATTCGACGAAGTCCAGTGTGGATTTGGTCGTACAGGCAAATTTTGGGCTTTTGAACACTATGGCGTGACGCCAGATATTTTGCTCTGTGCCAAGGGCATGGGCGGCGGTATGCCGATAGGTGCATTCATCTCGTCAAAAAACATCATGCACGACCTGACTCATGACCCTATCCTTGGACACATCACCACTTTCGGTGGGCATCCTGTAAGTGCCGCTGCTTCTTTGGCTACACTCAGGGTACTGCAGAGCGAACAGCTCATTTCTCAAGTAGCCGAAAAAGAAGCGCTTTTTCATTCCTTACTCAAGCACGAACAAATTATAGAAGTAAGAAGCAAAGGTCTCATGATGGCTGTTGCCTTTGATTCGTTCGAACGGCTAGATAAAATCATTCATCAACTGCTTGAAGACGGCATATTATCAGATTGGTTCTTATTCTGCGACAATGCCATGCGTATTGCTCCTCCTTTGACGATTACTAAAGAAGAAATAAAAATGGCTTGCAATAAAATATTACAAGCCATTGATATCGTATGTTGA
- a CDS encoding transketolase family protein produces MTKYTYTEKKDTRSGFGAGLVEAGRKNPNVVALCADLIGSLKMGDFIKEFPERFVQVGIAEANMMGIAAGMTIGGKIPFTGTFANFSTSRVYDQIRQSIAYSEKNVKICASHAGLTLGEDGATHQVLEDIGMMKMLPNMTVINPCDYNQTKAATLALVDYEGPAYLRFGRPAWPIFTDPNQKFEIGKAINFVEGSDVSIFATGHMLWLAIEAEEILAEQGISAEIINIHTIKPLDAKAILESVEKTGCAVSAEEHQIAGGLGESISSLLARNNPKPLEIIGVDDSFGESGKPVELLAKYGLSVENIVEAAKKAIARKNA; encoded by the coding sequence ATGACTAAATATACATACACAGAAAAAAAAGACACAAGATCAGGGTTTGGTGCTGGCCTCGTAGAGGCTGGTCGAAAAAACCCTAACGTAGTGGCTCTTTGCGCTGATTTGATCGGCTCGTTGAAAATGGGAGATTTCATTAAGGAATTCCCAGAAAGATTTGTACAAGTGGGTATCGCCGAAGCCAATATGATGGGTATCGCAGCTGGTATGACCATTGGTGGCAAGATTCCATTCACTGGTACTTTTGCCAATTTCTCTACCAGCAGAGTATATGACCAAATCAGGCAGTCTATCGCCTACTCTGAGAAGAACGTAAAAATATGCGCTTCGCACGCTGGGCTAACGCTGGGTGAAGATGGCGCTACGCATCAGGTACTGGAAGACATTGGCATGATGAAAATGCTCCCCAACATGACCGTAATTAACCCTTGCGACTATAATCAGACCAAAGCAGCTACTTTGGCGCTTGTGGATTACGAAGGCCCTGCTTATTTGAGATTTGGACGTCCAGCTTGGCCGATTTTCACTGATCCGAATCAGAAATTTGAAATTGGCAAAGCCATCAACTTCGTAGAAGGATCAGACGTATCTATCTTCGCCACGGGTCATATGCTATGGTTGGCAATCGAAGCAGAAGAAATTCTTGCCGAACAGGGTATTTCCGCAGAAATCATCAACATCCATACGATCAAGCCTCTAGATGCTAAAGCGATCTTAGAGTCTGTAGAAAAAACAGGTTGTGCAGTATCTGCCGAAGAGCATCAGATAGCTGGCGGATTAGGAGAAAGTATCTCTTCATTGCTAGCAAGAAACAATCCCAAACCTCTAGAAATTATCGGTGTAGATGATTCTTTTGGCGAAAGCGGAAAACCAGTAGAGCTACTAGCAAAATATGGTCTAAGCGTAGAAAATATTGTAGAAGCAGCTAAGAAAGCAATCGCAAGAAAGAACGCCTAA